GCCAGATGTCACACCTTGTTCCTCTGCTTTTACCTGAGCCCTTGCCAGCATATCTTGGGATAAGTCAATTCCGGTAACGTCGATGCCAGCCTGCGCCATCGGAATACTGATTCTTCCGGTGCCGCAAGCGAGATCCAGCACTTTTCCCCCGGCCAGCTTGGCTTGTTCCAGATAGAACTCAACATCACCTGCAACTCCGCGTTGCGTGAGATCATAGTAGTCAGCCCATTGATACATATTGCTCATCGGGTCCTCCTATGCTTGCATTTCTTCTGATTGAAGGTAGGCCATCACGAGCTTTGCCGTGTTGTCGAGCGCTTCTTTATGTGTACGTTCATGGGAGTGGGATGCATCTACTCCCGGTCCGATCAAGCCATGGACAACGTCATATCCGGCTCTCAGTGCAGCACTTGCGTCAGAACCATAGTAGGGATAAATATCCACTTGGTAATTCAGATCATTCGCTTGTGCGAGCTTGGTCAGATGGCTGCGCAATCCGTAGTGGTAAGGTCCAGTGGAATCCTTCGCACAAATGGACACGCAATACTCATCTGTCGTCTGTCCGTCCCCAATCGCGCCCATGTCGACAGCCAGGTACTCCACTACATTGTCAGGGATGCTGGAGTTACCGCCGTAACCGATCTCTTCATTATTGCTGATAAAAAAGTACGTAGTGTAAGGCAGCTTCAAGCCGGATTCACTCAGTTCTTTCAGAACCCCCAGCAGCACAGCCACGCTTGCTTTATCGTCGATATGGCGGGACTTGATAAAGCCGCTATCCGTTACCGTCACGCGCGGATCGAAGGAGACAAAATCTCCGACGGAAATTCCAAGCGCAAGTACTTGTTCTTTGTTTGTGACCTTTTCATCCAGTCGGACTTCCATGTTCGCCTCATTGCGCTCAGCTTTGCCAGATTCTGAGCTGTATACGTGCACGGAAGCTTTGGTGGACAAAATGGTACCGGTTACAAGACGACCGCTGCTAGTCTCTACAACGCAGTGCTCCCCTTCAATCGCATTGAATGCAAAGCCGCCGATCAAGGTCAGCTTCAAGCGCCCGTTGCTCTTTATTTCTTTTACCATCGCGCCCAGCGTATCTACGTGAGCTGTCAAAAGTCTTGCTTTGTCGTTATTGGCCCCCGCTACTGTTGCAACGATTGCTCCTTTGTTTGTCCTTTTATAGGACACGCCAAGCTTCTCTAACTCTTGTGCAACCCAGGCCATTACTTTTTCTGTATTGCCAGATGGACTTGGGATGTTCGCCAATTGGCAAAAGCTTTGTACAACATATTCCGTGGATACACTCATCTGTATGTTCCTCCATTCGCGCTTTGCGAAATAAACGTTA
The window above is part of the Brevibacillus antibioticus genome. Proteins encoded here:
- a CDS encoding M42 family metallopeptidase, which produces MSVSTEYVVQSFCQLANIPSPSGNTEKVMAWVAQELEKLGVSYKRTNKGAIVATVAGANNDKARLLTAHVDTLGAMVKEIKSNGRLKLTLIGGFAFNAIEGEHCVVETSSGRLVTGTILSTKASVHVYSSESGKAERNEANMEVRLDEKVTNKEQVLALGISVGDFVSFDPRVTVTDSGFIKSRHIDDKASVAVLLGVLKELSESGLKLPYTTYFFISNNEEIGYGGNSSIPDNVVEYLAVDMGAIGDGQTTDEYCVSICAKDSTGPYHYGLRSHLTKLAQANDLNYQVDIYPYYGSDASAALRAGYDVVHGLIGPGVDASHSHERTHKEALDNTAKLVMAYLQSEEMQA